Proteins from a genomic interval of Brachybacterium vulturis:
- a CDS encoding type I restriction endonuclease subunit R, protein MSSHTGEDAWEQLVIDRMAELDWRFTPGAEVAPGSGERESWQDIVLRGTLDRALKNLNPEVPGEYLQQAAAEVLAPQSQDAITENHRLHEILRDGYRGITYVDHDGRERTPVIRFLSGDPAVNSYRVVNQVTLRRGQVERRFDVIAYVNGLPLAIMELKQAGSRAATAEAAFNQLQTYVTELPMAFRFAAFVVATDGINARYGTAFTPWNHFASWNVDDDGRPVAIGEPGPDGEILTEIDWTLNGLFNLERFGQLLHDFVAFDEDAGGLSKRIAKPHQYFAVTKAVGSTISAVRSDGKIGVVWHTQGSGKSMEMELYTAKVMGHPQLANPTIVVLTDRTELDTQLFDGFQRSTLLPEQPRQVGSREELRSQLSQRRTGGIYFTTLQKFGRSQAEREAGTAHPLLSDRRNIIVIADEAHRSHYGDLDGYARHLRSALPNAALIAFTGTPIREADRDTREVFGADIDVYDLRRAVEDNATVPVYFEPRLIQLARLADLDDDAIDDAAEEATTGLDEVDKQRLQQSVAVLEALYGAPDRLATLAADFVAHWEQRRENLRPMIEGPGKAMIVTATRSIAARLYEEIVALRPDWHDDSDAKGKIKVVYTANPSDPAQIKTHMRRPGAIAAVKQRVKDPSDELEIVIVKDMMLTGFDAPALHTLYLDRSIKGALLMQTLARVNRTFKGKQDGLLVAYAPLLENLNAALREFTHEVDPTDPSAGRRDVDEAAQLVHSLVGSLREIVTLDWRAIQNSDVRRGHIDAVTATANFLRSPLTEGNTDPEDPDVRPLADAFRSLSAKLDRAWALAAGHADIQPLLPEVQFYKEVRVWMAKYDARDRLSRGEPVSDEVRRLLGELLVDSAESTGVVDIYQEAGLDLQRLDAITPGWVEEAKKPSKSQLAIEALKATILEEAAQVTRGNQVRSTLFSDRINELMLKYTNKQLTAAEIITQLIEMAQEVSAEASRGERFSPPLGTDELSVYDVIAQNPSALDVMGDDTLAQIARDLVRIMQRDIRTDWTVRDDVKAKMRSSIKRLLRKYKYPPDQQPQAIVSVMHQMESLAPRYAERHDVGRAGS, encoded by the coding sequence ATGTCGTCCCACACCGGCGAAGACGCCTGGGAGCAGCTCGTCATCGATCGGATGGCCGAGCTGGATTGGCGGTTCACGCCCGGCGCGGAGGTCGCGCCGGGCTCGGGGGAGCGGGAGTCCTGGCAGGACATCGTGCTGCGCGGCACGCTCGATCGGGCGCTGAAGAACCTCAACCCCGAGGTGCCGGGGGAGTACCTGCAGCAGGCCGCCGCCGAGGTGCTTGCCCCGCAGTCGCAGGACGCGATCACTGAGAACCATCGCCTTCACGAGATCCTCCGGGACGGCTACCGCGGCATCACCTATGTGGACCATGACGGGCGCGAGCGCACTCCGGTGATCCGCTTCCTCTCCGGTGACCCGGCAGTGAACAGCTACCGGGTGGTGAATCAGGTGACCCTGCGGCGCGGTCAGGTGGAGCGTCGCTTCGACGTGATCGCCTATGTGAACGGTCTGCCGCTGGCGATCATGGAGCTCAAGCAGGCCGGCAGCCGGGCCGCAACGGCCGAGGCCGCGTTCAACCAGCTGCAGACCTATGTCACCGAGCTGCCGATGGCGTTCCGCTTCGCAGCTTTCGTGGTCGCCACCGACGGCATCAACGCGCGGTACGGCACGGCGTTCACGCCGTGGAACCACTTCGCGTCCTGGAACGTCGATGACGATGGTCGCCCCGTCGCGATCGGCGAGCCGGGACCGGACGGTGAGATCCTCACCGAGATCGACTGGACGCTGAACGGCCTGTTCAACCTTGAACGCTTTGGGCAGCTGCTGCACGACTTCGTCGCCTTCGACGAGGACGCCGGTGGGCTCAGTAAGCGCATCGCCAAACCGCACCAGTATTTCGCGGTCACCAAGGCCGTCGGCTCCACCATCAGCGCCGTCCGCTCCGACGGGAAGATCGGTGTGGTCTGGCACACCCAGGGCTCCGGCAAGTCCATGGAGATGGAGCTGTACACCGCGAAGGTGATGGGCCACCCGCAGCTGGCGAACCCCACCATCGTCGTCCTCACCGACCGCACCGAGCTGGACACCCAGCTGTTCGACGGGTTCCAGCGCTCCACGCTGCTGCCCGAGCAGCCACGCCAGGTCGGCTCCCGCGAGGAGCTGCGCAGCCAGCTCAGCCAGCGCCGCACCGGCGGGATCTACTTCACCACCCTGCAGAAGTTCGGCCGCTCCCAGGCCGAACGGGAAGCGGGCACCGCCCACCCCCTGCTCTCGGACCGTCGCAACATCATCGTCATCGCCGATGAGGCCCATCGCAGCCACTACGGAGACCTCGACGGCTACGCCCGCCACCTGCGCAGCGCCCTGCCCAACGCCGCGCTGATCGCCTTCACCGGCACCCCCATCCGGGAGGCGGACCGCGACACCCGCGAGGTGTTCGGCGCCGACATCGACGTGTACGACCTGCGCCGCGCCGTGGAGGACAACGCCACCGTCCCCGTCTACTTCGAGCCCCGACTGATCCAGCTCGCCCGGCTCGCCGACCTCGACGACGACGCGATCGACGACGCCGCCGAGGAGGCCACCACCGGGCTGGACGAGGTGGACAAGCAGCGCCTGCAGCAGTCCGTCGCCGTGCTCGAAGCCCTCTACGGCGCGCCCGACCGGCTCGCCACCCTCGCGGCGGACTTCGTCGCCCACTGGGAGCAGCGCCGCGAGAACCTGCGCCCCATGATCGAGGGCCCCGGCAAGGCCATGATCGTCACCGCCACCCGCTCCATCGCCGCGCGGCTGTACGAGGAGATCGTCGCACTGCGCCCGGACTGGCACGACGACTCCGATGCGAAGGGCAAGATCAAGGTCGTCTACACCGCGAACCCCTCGGACCCCGCGCAGATCAAAACCCATATGCGCCGGCCCGGTGCGATCGCCGCCGTCAAGCAGCGGGTCAAGGACCCCAGCGACGAACTCGAGATCGTGATCGTCAAGGACATGATGCTCACCGGGTTCGACGCCCCGGCCCTGCACACCCTGTACCTGGACCGCAGCATCAAGGGCGCCCTGCTCATGCAGACCCTCGCCCGCGTGAACCGCACCTTCAAGGGCAAGCAGGACGGGCTGCTGGTCGCCTACGCCCCGCTGCTGGAGAACCTCAACGCCGCACTGCGCGAGTTCACCCACGAGGTCGACCCCACCGACCCCTCCGCGGGCCGGCGCGACGTGGACGAGGCCGCCCAGCTGGTCCATTCGCTCGTCGGCTCCCTGCGGGAGATCGTCACCCTCGACTGGAGGGCGATCCAGAACTCGGATGTGCGCCGAGGACATATCGACGCCGTCACCGCGACCGCCAACTTCCTGCGCTCTCCGCTCACCGAGGGGAACACGGACCCGGAAGATCCGGACGTTCGTCCGCTCGCTGACGCGTTCCGCAGCCTCTCGGCGAAGCTCGACCGGGCCTGGGCGCTCGCCGCCGGGCACGCCGACATCCAACCGCTGCTGCCCGAGGTGCAGTTCTACAAGGAGGTGCGGGTATGGATGGCGAAGTACGACGCCCGTGACCGCCTCTCCCGCGGTGAACCGGTCTCCGACGAGGTACGGCGACTGCTCGGCGAGCTGCTGGTGGACTCCGCCGAGAGCACCGGCGTAGTGGACATCTACCAGGAGGCCGGGCTCGACCTCCAGCGACTGGACGCGATCACCCCGGGTTGGGTCGAGGAGGCGAAGAAACCCTCGAAGTCCCAACTCGCGATCGAGGCGCTGAAGGCCACGATCCTCGAGGAAGCCGCCCAGGTGACCCGCGGCAACCAGGTGCGTTCGACACTGTTCTCCGACCGGATCAACGAGCTGATGCTGAAGTACACCAACAAGCAGCTCACCGCCGCGGAGATCATCACCCAGCTGATCGAGATGGCCCAGGAGGTCAGCGCCGAAGCGAGCCGAGGTGAGCGATTCAGCCCCCCGCTCGGCACCGACGAACTCTCCGTCTATGACGTGATCGCTCAGAACCCATCGGCTCTGGACGTGATGGGGGACGACACCCTCGCCCAGATCGCCCGCGATCTGGTGAGGATCATGCAACGGGACATCCGCACCGACTGGACCGTGCGCGATGACGTCAAGGCCAAGATGCGCTCCTCGATCAAACGGCTGCTGCGCAAGTACAAGTACCCGCCGGACCAGCAGCCCCAGGCGATCGTGAGTGTCATGCACCAGATGGAGTCGCTCGCGCCGCGCTACGCCGAGCGGCACGATGTGGGTCGCGCTGGTAGCTGA
- a CDS encoding DUF3800 domain-containing protein, giving the protein MAGGKPRLYKIALFLHLRFLCEKVFAREDRLYVVVATIGTKAMRSAASAAVDDVAAQMPQDVTACFWDSSSTWGLQVADYLLWARQRVLQGKAVNVYETHVAPLVESTFFPWGRTEDSPLDT; this is encoded by the coding sequence GTGGCCGGGGGCAAGCCACGTCTGTACAAGATCGCGCTCTTCCTGCATCTGAGGTTTCTTTGCGAGAAGGTCTTCGCCCGCGAGGATCGGCTCTATGTCGTGGTCGCGACGATCGGGACCAAGGCGATGAGGAGCGCAGCCTCAGCTGCCGTCGACGACGTCGCGGCACAGATGCCGCAGGACGTGACAGCGTGCTTCTGGGACTCATCCTCGACGTGGGGTCTTCAGGTAGCTGACTACCTGCTCTGGGCGAGGCAGCGAGTTCTTCAGGGGAAGGCCGTGAACGTCTACGAGACTCATGTCGCGCCGCTGGTCGAGTCCACGTTCTTTCCCTGGGGACGCACGGAAGACAGCCCGCTGGACACCTGA
- a CDS encoding NADP-dependent oxidoreductase, whose product MRAMTYSEYGDPSTLELTDAPLPKVSPGAVLIRVERAAVNPVDWKVMSGGLDALMDAVFPIIPGWDVAGVVEAVGPDTPEFAAGDRVASYGRKDVLHGGTFAEYVALPATSVATIPDGVGFDAAAGLPLTGLTALRSLETLELTGQDTLLIHAASGGVGHLAAQLARARGAAVIGTASPRHHEKLQAIGVTPVAYGEGLVERVRELAPEGVSAVADFVGGVREETLALLTEGGRHVSIADPSVEEAGGRWVWVRPDGARLSTLLEKLAAGSLHVDIDRTFGLTEAATAFRTSMEGAASGKLLIDPSR is encoded by the coding sequence ATGCGTGCAATGACCTATTCCGAGTACGGCGACCCCTCCACCCTCGAGCTCACCGACGCCCCGCTGCCGAAGGTCAGCCCGGGCGCGGTGCTGATCCGGGTGGAGCGCGCCGCCGTCAATCCCGTCGACTGGAAGGTGATGAGCGGGGGCCTGGATGCCCTGATGGACGCGGTCTTCCCGATCATCCCGGGCTGGGACGTGGCCGGCGTGGTCGAGGCCGTCGGCCCCGACACCCCCGAGTTCGCCGCCGGTGACCGCGTCGCCTCCTACGGCCGCAAGGATGTCCTGCACGGCGGCACCTTCGCCGAGTACGTGGCGCTGCCCGCGACCTCCGTCGCCACGATCCCGGACGGTGTCGGGTTCGACGCCGCCGCGGGCCTGCCCCTGACCGGCCTGACCGCCCTGCGCAGCCTCGAGACCCTGGAGCTGACCGGGCAGGACACACTGCTCATCCATGCCGCCTCCGGCGGGGTGGGTCACCTCGCCGCCCAGCTCGCCCGCGCACGGGGCGCAGCCGTCATCGGCACGGCCTCCCCTCGCCACCACGAGAAGCTGCAGGCGATCGGTGTCACTCCGGTGGCCTACGGGGAGGGCCTGGTCGAGCGGGTGCGTGAGCTCGCTCCGGAGGGCGTGAGCGCGGTCGCGGACTTCGTCGGCGGCGTGCGGGAGGAGACCCTCGCCCTGCTGACCGAGGGTGGCCGACACGTCTCGATCGCCGACCCCTCCGTCGAGGAGGCCGGCGGCCGCTGGGTGTGGGTGCGGCCGGACGGAGCCCGGCTGAGCACCCTGCTGGAGAAGCTCGCCGCCGGCAGCCTTCACGTGGACATCGACCGGACCTTCGGCCTCACCGAGGCGGCGACGGCCTTCAGGACGAGCATGGAGGGCGCGGCCAGCGGCAAGCTCCTCATCGATCCGAGCCGCTGA
- a CDS encoding MDR family MFS transporter: MGHTDDETPEASGRTQPAVNPILVMAVLLAGAFVIILNQTLLNTALPAFMVDFGISANTAQWVTTLFMLVNGIMIPATAFLIQKFTTRTMFFAAMGIFTLGTIICAIAPIYPVLLLGRVVQAAAGGMIMPLMQTILFAIFPIHKRGTAMGTFGLVISFAPAIGPTLSGFIVDNWSWRWLFVMMLPIAVGALIFAHLTLKNVTEQTNPHLDTLSLILSTFAFGGLLFGFSNAGNVGWGSLQVIIPLIVGVLTLVWFVHRQLRLEEPLLELRVLANRMFALGTVLGMLVFMAMVGGMLMIPLYMQNMSDFSAMESGLVLLPGAVIMGVMSPVTGRIFDRFGASALAIIGFALLAVTSFLLAQLSVDTTFTYIAVVNAVRMLGTAMVMMPVTTAALNQLPQRMIPHGTAVNNTMRQVAASVGTGVLVTVMTAAARDPEVYGMAGPIHGVNVAFIVAGGIAVLGLIGSFFLRGSRPQQPESVPLPEE, translated from the coding sequence ATGGGCCACACCGACGACGAGACCCCGGAGGCGAGCGGCCGCACACAGCCTGCGGTGAACCCCATCCTGGTGATGGCGGTGCTGCTCGCAGGCGCGTTCGTCATCATCCTCAACCAGACCCTGCTGAACACCGCCCTGCCGGCGTTCATGGTGGACTTCGGCATCTCCGCGAACACCGCCCAATGGGTGACCACCCTGTTCATGCTGGTCAACGGCATCATGATCCCGGCGACGGCGTTCCTGATCCAGAAATTCACCACGCGCACGATGTTCTTCGCCGCGATGGGCATCTTCACGCTGGGGACGATCATCTGCGCGATCGCACCCATCTATCCGGTGCTGCTGCTGGGCCGGGTGGTACAGGCCGCCGCCGGCGGCATGATCATGCCGCTGATGCAGACGATCCTGTTCGCGATCTTCCCCATCCACAAGCGCGGCACCGCCATGGGCACCTTCGGCCTGGTGATCTCCTTCGCCCCCGCGATCGGGCCGACCTTGTCCGGCTTCATCGTGGACAACTGGTCATGGCGCTGGCTGTTCGTGATGATGCTGCCGATCGCCGTGGGTGCCCTGATCTTCGCCCACCTCACGCTGAAGAACGTGACCGAGCAGACGAACCCGCACCTGGACACGCTCTCGCTGATCCTGTCCACCTTCGCCTTCGGAGGGCTGCTGTTCGGCTTCAGCAATGCGGGCAATGTGGGCTGGGGCAGCCTGCAGGTGATCATCCCCCTGATCGTGGGCGTGCTGACCCTGGTCTGGTTCGTGCACCGTCAGCTGCGCCTGGAGGAGCCGCTGCTGGAGCTGCGGGTGCTGGCCAACCGCATGTTCGCCCTCGGCACCGTGCTGGGCATGCTGGTGTTCATGGCGATGGTCGGGGGGATGCTGATGATCCCGCTGTACATGCAGAACATGAGTGACTTCAGCGCCATGGAGTCCGGGCTGGTGCTGCTGCCGGGCGCGGTCATCATGGGCGTCATGTCCCCGGTGACCGGGCGGATCTTCGACCGCTTCGGGGCCTCGGCGCTCGCGATCATCGGTTTCGCGCTCCTGGCGGTCACCAGCTTCCTGCTGGCCCAGTTGAGCGTGGACACCACCTTCACGTACATCGCCGTCGTCAACGCGGTGCGGATGCTGGGCACCGCGATGGTGATGATGCCGGTGACCACGGCGGCGCTGAACCAGCTGCCGCAGCGGATGATCCCGCACGGCACCGCGGTGAACAACACGATGCGCCAGGTCGCCGCGTCCGTGGGCACCGGCGTGCTGGTGACGGTGATGACCGCCGCTGCGAGGGATCCCGAGGTGTACGGCATGGCGGGCCCGATCCACGGCGTGAACGTGGCGTTCATCGTCGCCGGTGGGATCGCTGTGCTGGGGCTGATCGGCTCGTTCTTCCTGCGCGGCTCGCGGCCGCAGCAGCCGGAGTCCGTGCCTCTGCCCGAAGAGTAG
- a CDS encoding tellurite resistance/C4-dicarboxylate transporter family protein: MPSSTSTPLTLTARADQALAGLAPGYFALVMATGIVSVGLRTAGAAGVARVLLGLGVLAAAVLAVLYIARWIRHRERMRSDAKNPESAFGYFTVVAACSVLAVGLQAEGLGMASVVLLGIGASIWIVLGYVLPWQVLMTRDGEPILARTNGSWFVWSVASQSLAVGLSGLEPASPAFASALGLLTVLSWSVGTILYVGIAVLVILRIVHFGITPQQFEPTYWVAMGALAIAVVAGAGIYAMEPVPMVDAARGLIGGTVVLFWCFALWQYPLLFGAGLWRHLIHRVPLRYVPSLWSMVFPLGMFAVASLRLGHVEHLPLVEGIGVAGLVVAVCAWAAVFAGMLVTLMRGVRGT; the protein is encoded by the coding sequence GTGCCCTCCTCGACCTCGACCCCACTGACGCTGACCGCGCGCGCCGACCAGGCGCTCGCGGGGCTCGCTCCGGGCTACTTCGCACTGGTGATGGCCACCGGGATCGTGTCGGTCGGGCTGCGCACCGCCGGAGCCGCCGGCGTGGCGCGGGTGCTGCTGGGCCTCGGGGTGCTCGCCGCCGCGGTGCTGGCCGTCCTCTACATCGCGCGGTGGATCCGTCACCGGGAGCGGATGCGCAGCGACGCGAAGAATCCCGAGAGCGCCTTCGGGTACTTCACGGTCGTCGCCGCCTGCAGCGTGCTGGCCGTCGGCCTGCAGGCGGAAGGTCTGGGCATGGCCTCCGTGGTGCTGCTCGGGATCGGCGCCTCGATCTGGATCGTGCTGGGGTATGTGCTGCCCTGGCAGGTGCTGATGACCCGGGACGGGGAGCCGATCCTGGCTCGCACCAATGGCAGCTGGTTCGTCTGGTCGGTCGCCTCGCAGTCCCTGGCCGTGGGCCTGTCCGGCCTGGAGCCGGCCTCGCCCGCCTTCGCCTCGGCGCTGGGGCTGCTGACGGTGCTGTCCTGGTCCGTGGGGACGATCCTCTATGTGGGGATCGCGGTGCTGGTGATCCTGCGGATCGTGCACTTCGGGATCACGCCGCAGCAGTTCGAGCCCACCTACTGGGTGGCGATGGGGGCGCTGGCGATCGCCGTCGTCGCCGGAGCGGGGATCTACGCCATGGAGCCGGTGCCGATGGTCGACGCCGCCCGCGGGCTGATCGGCGGGACCGTGGTGCTCTTCTGGTGCTTCGCCCTGTGGCAGTACCCGCTGCTGTTCGGGGCGGGGCTGTGGCGCCACCTGATCCACCGGGTCCCGCTGCGCTACGTCCCCTCGCTGTGGTCAATGGTGTTCCCGCTGGGCATGTTCGCCGTCGCCTCGCTGCGGCTGGGCCACGTCGAGCATCTGCCGCTGGTGGAGGGGATCGGGGTGGCCGGGCTGGTGGTCGCAGTGTGCGCATGGGCCGCGGTCTTCGCCGGGATGCTGGTCACGCTGATGCGCGGGGTGCGCGGCACCTGA
- a CDS encoding dihydrofolate reductase family protein, whose product MSDTSTHSSQAAAEAAPGELVVDFILSLDGCAAGEGWPGWWGLQSPEYLAWLGEQPDSVTLMGATTYRLMSQMAVQAQQIDVSAEEKASFAQMAALPKIVFSSTLEKPLSWPNTTLISTDAIEAVRELKRTATSPLTTTGSIRLSHSLMKAGLVDRFRIVLFPVLTGRSGLERIWEQFEDYSLELVAARTFEGGLQLLEYVPTYLPRPPGSAWDRGGSTENTSGSTES is encoded by the coding sequence ATGAGCGATACGAGCACGCACAGCAGTCAGGCCGCCGCGGAAGCCGCGCCGGGAGAGCTGGTGGTGGACTTCATCCTCTCACTGGACGGCTGCGCGGCCGGTGAGGGCTGGCCCGGCTGGTGGGGTCTGCAGAGTCCCGAGTACCTCGCCTGGCTGGGCGAGCAACCGGACTCCGTGACCCTGATGGGTGCCACCACATACCGACTGATGTCGCAGATGGCCGTGCAGGCCCAGCAGATCGACGTCTCCGCGGAGGAGAAGGCCAGCTTCGCGCAGATGGCCGCTCTGCCGAAGATCGTCTTCTCCTCTACTCTCGAGAAGCCGCTGTCCTGGCCGAACACCACCCTGATCAGCACCGATGCGATCGAGGCCGTGAGGGAGCTCAAACGCACCGCGACCTCGCCGCTGACCACCACCGGCAGCATCCGCCTCAGCCACTCGCTGATGAAGGCGGGCCTCGTGGACCGCTTCCGCATCGTGCTGTTCCCGGTGCTCACCGGGCGCTCCGGGCTGGAGCGGATCTGGGAGCAGTTCGAGGACTACTCCCTCGAACTCGTCGCCGCCCGCACCTTCGAGGGCGGTCTGCAGCTGCTGGAGTACGTGCCGACATACCTGCCGCGACCACCCGGATCCGCCTGGGACCGCGGCGGGAGCACCGAGAACACCAGTGGGAGCACCGAATCATGA
- a CDS encoding DUF899 family protein — protein MTDPSTEPSGRPAIVDMASWQAARDQLLMREKAHTREGDAIAAARRRLPMVEVDASTPVTGPVGPVPFLSLFEGRDRLMVYQHMWHDGAPHQGQCEGCTTTAWHLHDATYLHAHGVSLAILTTGPWEEVHPFTAFMGYRRVPWYSVREAPAPIGGDMGHLASFLRDGDRVFLTYRTTGRGNEAVNFSMSLLDMTPYGRSEDWEEVPDGWPAGHHACWSWRSDAEGTPTWGEASRPLPQWARPGATPVTTLGRHGQH, from the coding sequence ATGACGGATCCTTCGACGGAACCCTCCGGCCGGCCGGCCATCGTCGACATGGCATCCTGGCAAGCCGCCCGCGACCAGCTGCTGATGCGGGAGAAGGCGCACACCCGCGAGGGTGATGCGATCGCCGCCGCGCGGCGTCGGCTGCCGATGGTGGAGGTCGACGCGAGCACCCCGGTGACCGGCCCCGTCGGCCCCGTGCCGTTCCTGTCCCTGTTCGAGGGGCGCGACCGGCTCATGGTCTACCAGCACATGTGGCACGACGGCGCCCCGCACCAGGGACAGTGCGAGGGCTGCACCACCACTGCCTGGCACCTGCACGACGCCACCTACCTCCACGCCCACGGGGTCTCGCTCGCGATCCTCACCACCGGACCCTGGGAGGAGGTCCACCCCTTCACCGCATTCATGGGCTACCGCCGCGTGCCCTGGTACTCCGTGCGGGAGGCCCCCGCCCCGATCGGCGGCGACATGGGGCACCTGGCGAGCTTCCTGCGTGACGGGGACCGGGTGTTCCTCACCTACCGCACCACCGGGCGCGGCAACGAGGCGGTCAACTTCTCGATGAGCCTGCTGGACATGACGCCCTACGGTCGCAGCGAGGACTGGGAGGAGGTGCCCGACGGCTGGCCCGCCGGGCACCACGCCTGCTGGAGCTGGCGCTCCGACGCCGAGGGCACCCCCACCTGGGGAGAGGCCAGCAGGCCCCTGCCCCAATGGGCACGGCCAGGAGCGACTCCGGTCACGACGCTGGGTCGGCACGGGCAGCACTGA
- a CDS encoding DUF2249 domain-containing protein, which yields MADIQIQSSREDAVDQKPSQQGCACGEHDEALPELDVQTIPHAIRHASIFGAIESLVPGGGMIISATHDPVPLLMQLQAKHGDAYGTEYLDQGPERWRILIRRAA from the coding sequence ATGGCAGACATCCAGATCCAGAGCTCGCGCGAGGACGCCGTCGATCAGAAGCCGTCCCAGCAGGGATGCGCCTGCGGGGAGCATGACGAAGCGCTGCCCGAGCTCGACGTGCAGACGATCCCCCACGCGATCCGGCACGCCTCGATCTTCGGGGCGATCGAGTCGCTGGTGCCCGGCGGCGGCATGATCATCTCTGCCACCCACGACCCGGTGCCGCTGCTGATGCAGCTGCAGGCCAAGCACGGGGACGCCTATGGGACCGAGTACCTCGACCAGGGCCCCGAGCGCTGGCGCATCCTGATCCGTCGCGCCGCCTGA
- a CDS encoding helix-turn-helix transcriptional regulator: MENIGTGPAAQNGPPPRRSAAGRRHSSAREQVLRTVEAQRSPVSVAAIGRATGLHENTVRGHLDQLLADGHVTRARAAADGRGRPAWLWRPTRYGPASPYAALAGVLAGTIARTSPDPAATAHEAGRGWGAQLAADLPETAPPATARDVVTDAMAAQGFAPEDDGEQIVLHRCPLLEAASRHTEVVCSVHRGLLAGLLEGAPGLDGGRPEVELLPFAAPGQCQLRLRDAG; encoded by the coding sequence GTGGAAAACATTGGCACTGGTCCCGCCGCGCAGAACGGCCCGCCGCCGCGCCGCAGCGCCGCGGGGCGCCGCCACTCGAGCGCCCGCGAGCAGGTGCTGCGCACGGTCGAGGCGCAGCGCTCCCCGGTCTCGGTCGCCGCGATCGGCCGCGCCACCGGGCTGCACGAGAACACCGTGCGCGGCCACCTGGACCAGCTGCTGGCCGACGGGCACGTCACCCGCGCCCGGGCGGCCGCCGACGGGCGCGGCCGCCCCGCCTGGCTCTGGCGTCCCACCCGGTACGGTCCCGCCTCGCCCTATGCCGCGCTCGCCGGTGTGCTGGCCGGGACCATCGCCCGCACCAGCCCCGACCCCGCCGCCACCGCCCACGAGGCCGGCCGCGGCTGGGGTGCACAGCTGGCCGCGGACCTCCCCGAGACCGCCCCGCCCGCCACGGCCCGCGATGTCGTCACCGACGCCATGGCCGCGCAGGGCTTCGCTCCCGAGGACGACGGCGAGCAGATCGTGCTGCACCGCTGCCCGCTGCTGGAGGCCGCGAGCCGCCACACCGAGGTGGTCTGCTCCGTGCACCGCGGCCTGCTCGCCGGCCTGCTCGAGGGTGCGCCCGGCCTCGACGGAGGACGGCCCGAGGTCGAGCTGCTCCCCTTCGCCGCCCCCGGGCAGTGCCAGCTGCGCCTGCGGGATGCGGGATGA